The following coding sequences are from one Streptomyces venezuelae window:
- the thrC gene encoding threonine synthase — protein sequence MRRKGLASMAVQTVATESTSESTSGSTSGSAASSVDLGPASGLSCRECGTTFPLGPIFACAECFGPLEVAYDLPLGDPEALRKQIEAGPANIWRYAPLLPVPADVADKPNLNPGWTKLVKADNLAKELGVQQGKLFVKDDSGNPTHSFKDRVVAQALEAARAFGFTTLSCSSTGNLAGAVGAAAARAGFRSCVFIPHDLEQGKVVMAAVYGGELVGIEGNYDDVNRFCSELIGDPLGEGWGFVNVNLRPYYGEGSKTLAYEICEQLGWVLPDQLVVPIASGSQLTKIDKGLKELIALGLVEDKPYKIFGAQAEGCSPVSAAFKAGHDVVRPQKPNTIAKSLAIGNPADGPYVLDIARRTGGAVEDVDDEQVVDAIKLLARTEGIFAETAGGVTVGVTKKLVEAGLIDPSLTTVVLNTGDGLKTLDAVAETSQATATIKPSLEAFRSAGLAG from the coding sequence ATGAGGAGAAAGGGCCTCGCCTCCATGGCTGTGCAGACTGTCGCCACCGAAAGCACCTCCGAGAGCACCTCCGGAAGCACCTCCGGAAGCGCCGCCTCTTCCGTGGACCTCGGGCCCGCGTCCGGCCTCTCCTGCCGTGAGTGCGGCACCACGTTCCCGCTCGGCCCGATCTTCGCCTGCGCCGAGTGTTTCGGCCCCCTCGAAGTCGCGTACGACCTGCCCCTCGGCGACCCGGAGGCCCTGCGCAAGCAGATCGAGGCAGGCCCCGCCAACATCTGGCGCTACGCCCCGCTCCTGCCCGTCCCCGCCGACGTGGCCGACAAGCCGAACCTGAACCCCGGCTGGACCAAGCTCGTCAAGGCCGACAACCTCGCGAAGGAACTCGGCGTCCAGCAGGGCAAATTGTTCGTCAAGGACGACTCCGGCAACCCCACCCACTCCTTCAAGGACCGCGTCGTCGCGCAGGCGCTCGAAGCGGCGCGCGCCTTCGGCTTCACCACGCTGTCCTGCTCCTCCACGGGCAACCTCGCGGGCGCGGTGGGCGCCGCGGCGGCCCGCGCCGGCTTCCGGTCCTGCGTGTTCATCCCGCACGACCTGGAGCAGGGCAAGGTCGTCATGGCCGCGGTCTACGGCGGCGAGCTCGTCGGCATCGAGGGCAACTACGACGACGTGAACCGCTTCTGCTCCGAGCTCATCGGCGACCCGCTGGGCGAGGGCTGGGGCTTCGTCAACGTCAACCTGCGGCCGTACTACGGCGAGGGCTCCAAGACCCTCGCGTACGAGATCTGCGAGCAGCTCGGCTGGGTCCTCCCCGACCAGCTCGTCGTCCCGATCGCGTCCGGCTCGCAGCTCACGAAGATCGACAAGGGGCTCAAGGAGCTCATCGCCCTCGGCCTCGTCGAGGACAAGCCCTACAAGATCTTCGGCGCGCAGGCGGAGGGGTGCTCGCCCGTGTCGGCGGCGTTCAAGGCGGGCCACGACGTGGTCCGTCCGCAGAAGCCGAACACGATCGCCAAGTCGCTTGCGATCGGCAATCCGGCCGACGGGCCGTACGTGCTCGACATCGCGCGGCGTACGGGGGGTGCGGTGGAGGACGTCGACGACGAGCAGGTCGTCGACGCGATCAAGCTCCTTGCCCGTACGGAGGGCATCTTCGCGGAGACCGCGGGCGGTGTGACGGTGGGCGTCACGAAGAAGCTGGTCGAGGCGGGCCTCATCGATCCCTCGCTGACCACGGTGGTCCTCAACACCGGGGACGGCCTCAAGACGCTCGACGCGGTCGCCGAGACGTCGCAGGCCACGGCGACGATCAAGCCGAGCCTCGAGGCGTTTCGCTCCGCGGGCCTTGCCGGTTAG
- a CDS encoding ubiquitin-like small modifier protein 1, whose amino-acid sequence MSVNVRIPTILRTYTGGKAEVAAEGATLGEVIADLEKNHTGIAARVLDDQGKLRRFVNVYVNDDDVRFEQGLETATPDGAGVSIIPAVAGG is encoded by the coding sequence ATGAGCGTCAACGTCCGGATTCCCACCATTCTCCGCACCTACACCGGCGGCAAGGCCGAGGTCGCCGCCGAGGGGGCGACCCTCGGGGAGGTCATCGCCGACCTGGAGAAGAACCACACCGGCATCGCCGCCCGCGTCCTGGACGACCAGGGCAAGCTGCGCCGCTTCGTCAACGTGTACGTGAACGACGACGACGTCCGGTTTGAGCAGGGTCTGGAGACGGCCACTCCGGACGGCGCGGGTGTCTCGATCATTCCCGCCGTCGCCGGCGGCTGA
- a CDS encoding glucosyl-3-phosphoglycerate synthase: MLEEVEHWLSRRSWSVADRPLDLLAAAKRAGGASVSVVLPALDEEGTVGEIVAEIRRELMERVPLVDELLVVDSGSTDRTAEVAAAAGAKVVHRDAILPRLPAVAGKGEVLWRSLLATSGDIVAFVDADLKEFSADFVSGIVGPLLTDPDVAFVKAMYDRPLAGAGGQGGRVTELMARPLLNMHWPRLAGFVQPLGGEYAARRSLLERLPFPVGYGVELGLLVDALHTVGLDALAQVDVGVRRHRHQDGQALGRMAAAIYRTAQVRLARGHLVRPELTQFVRGEGGFEPRTHPVDTEERPPMADVAEYAHRRVA, encoded by the coding sequence GTGCTGGAAGAGGTCGAGCACTGGCTGAGCAGGCGTTCCTGGTCCGTCGCCGACCGCCCGCTGGACCTGCTGGCCGCGGCCAAGCGGGCGGGTGGCGCGTCGGTGAGCGTCGTGCTGCCCGCGCTCGACGAGGAAGGGACGGTCGGTGAGATCGTCGCCGAGATCCGCCGTGAGCTGATGGAGAGGGTTCCGCTGGTCGACGAGCTGCTCGTCGTCGACTCCGGCTCGACGGACCGTACGGCGGAGGTCGCCGCCGCCGCGGGCGCCAAGGTCGTCCACCGCGACGCGATCCTGCCGCGCCTTCCGGCCGTGGCGGGCAAGGGCGAGGTGCTGTGGCGCTCGCTGCTCGCGACGAGCGGCGACATCGTGGCGTTCGTCGACGCGGACCTGAAGGAGTTCTCGGCGGACTTCGTCTCGGGGATAGTCGGCCCGCTGCTCACCGACCCGGACGTGGCGTTCGTGAAGGCGATGTACGACCGGCCGCTCGCGGGGGCGGGCGGGCAGGGCGGCCGGGTGACGGAGCTGATGGCGCGGCCGCTCCTGAACATGCACTGGCCGCGGCTGGCGGGGTTCGTGCAGCCGCTGGGCGGCGAGTACGCGGCGCGCAGGTCGCTCCTGGAGCGGCTGCCGTTCCCCGTCGGGTACGGCGTGGAGCTGGGCCTGCTCGTCGACGCGCTGCACACCGTGGGCCTGGACGCGCTGGCGCAGGTCGACGTGGGGGTGCGCAGGCACCGGCACCAGGACGGGCAGGCGCTCGGGCGGATGGCGGCGGCGATCTACCGGACGGCGCAGGTGCGGCTGGCGCGCGGTCATCTCGTACGTCCCGAGCTCACGCAGTTCGTCCGGGGCGAGGGCGGGTTCGAGCCGAGGACGCATCCGGTGGACACGGAGGAGAGGCCGCCGATGGCGGATGTCGCCGAGTACGCGCACCGGCGCGTGGCGTAA
- the otsB gene encoding trehalose-phosphatase, whose product MGDPTYSQSDLPEPSEPSGPAGPAGPADPSGPPEPVTPAGRDGLAAVLARPERAVVALDFDGTLAPIVADPEQARAHPDAARVLAALAPRLRSAAVVTGRPAGVAVRYGGFAGVPGLEHLVVLGHYGAERWDAVTGTVRAAEPHPGVAAVRAELPGFLDGIGAWRGTWIEEKGRAVAVHTRRAEDPQAAFDALREPLDELARRHGLIVEPGRLVLELRPPGMDKGVALAEYLREVGAESVLYAGDDLGDLPAFGAVEKLRSEGVAGLLVCSGSSEVAELAGRADLVVDGPAGVVRLLSWIGAQLR is encoded by the coding sequence ATGGGTGACCCTACGTACTCACAGTCGGACCTGCCCGAACCGTCCGAACCGTCCGGACCGGCCGGTCCCGCCGGTCCCGCCGACCCGTCCGGACCGCCCGAGCCCGTGACGCCCGCCGGGCGCGACGGCCTCGCCGCGGTCCTCGCCCGGCCCGAGCGCGCGGTCGTCGCACTCGACTTCGACGGCACGCTCGCCCCGATCGTCGCCGACCCGGAGCAGGCGCGCGCCCACCCCGACGCGGCGCGCGTGCTCGCCGCGCTCGCGCCGCGCCTGCGGTCGGCGGCCGTGGTCACGGGCCGCCCGGCGGGCGTGGCCGTGCGCTACGGCGGCTTCGCGGGCGTGCCGGGCCTCGAACACCTCGTCGTCCTCGGGCACTACGGCGCCGAGCGCTGGGACGCCGTCACCGGCACCGTGCGCGCCGCCGAGCCGCACCCCGGTGTCGCGGCCGTGCGCGCCGAGCTTCCCGGGTTCCTGGACGGGATCGGCGCCTGGCGCGGCACGTGGATAGAGGAGAAGGGGCGGGCCGTCGCGGTGCACACGCGCCGCGCGGAGGACCCGCAGGCCGCGTTCGACGCGCTGCGGGAGCCGCTCGACGAGCTGGCGCGCCGGCACGGCCTGATCGTCGAGCCGGGCCGCCTCGTCCTCGAGCTGCGCCCGCCCGGCATGGACAAGGGCGTGGCCCTCGCCGAGTACCTGCGGGAGGTCGGCGCCGAGTCCGTCCTGTACGCGGGCGACGACCTCGGCGACCTGCCCGCCTTCGGCGCAGTGGAGAAGCTCCGCTCGGAGGGTGTGGCGGGACTGCTCGTCTGCAGCGGCAGCTCGGAGGTCGCGGAGCTCGCGGGCCGGGCGGACCTGGTGGTGGACGGACCCGCGGGCGTGGTGCGGCTGCTGTCGTGGATCGGTGCGCAACTGCGCTGA
- the groL gene encoding chaperonin GroEL (60 kDa chaperone family; promotes refolding of misfolded polypeptides especially under stressful conditions; forms two stacked rings of heptamers to form a barrel-shaped 14mer; ends can be capped by GroES; misfolded proteins enter the barrel where they are refolded when GroES binds), with the protein MAKIIAFDEEARRGLERGMNQLADAVKVTLGPKGRNVVLEKKWGAPTITNDGVSIAKEIELEDPYEKIGAELVKEVAKKTDDVAGDGTTTATVLAQALVREGLRNVAAGANPMALKRGIEKAVEAVSGALLEQAKDVETKEQIASTASISAADTQIGELIAEAMDKVGKEGVITVEESQTFGLELELTEGMRFDKGYISAYFATDMERMEASLDDPYILIVNSKISNVKDLLPLLEKVMQSGKPLLIIAEDVEGEALSTLVVNKIRGTFKSVAVKAPGFGDRRKAMLGDIAILTGGTVISEEVGLKLENAGLDLLGRARKVVITKDETTIVDGAGDSDQVQGRVNQIRAEIENSDSDYDREKLQERLAKLAGGVAVIKAGAATEVELKERKHRIEDAVRNAKAAVEEGIVAGGGVALLQASAVFEKLELDGDEATGANAVKLALEAPLKQIAVNGGLEGGVVVEKVRNLTVGHGLNAATGEYVDMIAEGILDPAKVTRSALQNAASIAALFLTTEAVIADKPEKAGAAAAPGGMPGGDMDF; encoded by the coding sequence ATGGCCAAGATCATCGCGTTCGACGAGGAGGCACGGCGCGGCCTCGAGCGCGGCATGAACCAGCTCGCCGACGCCGTCAAGGTGACCCTGGGCCCCAAGGGTCGCAACGTCGTCCTCGAGAAGAAGTGGGGCGCCCCCACGATCACCAACGATGGTGTCTCCATCGCCAAGGAGATCGAGCTCGAGGACCCGTACGAGAAGATCGGCGCCGAGCTGGTCAAGGAGGTCGCGAAGAAGACGGACGACGTCGCCGGTGACGGCACGACGACCGCGACCGTCCTGGCCCAGGCCCTGGTGCGCGAGGGTCTGCGCAACGTGGCCGCCGGTGCCAACCCGATGGCCCTGAAGCGCGGCATCGAGAAGGCCGTCGAGGCCGTCTCCGGCGCCCTGCTCGAGCAGGCCAAGGATGTCGAGACCAAGGAGCAGATCGCTTCCACGGCCTCCATCTCCGCCGCCGACACGCAGATCGGCGAGCTCATCGCCGAGGCGATGGACAAGGTCGGCAAGGAAGGCGTCATCACCGTCGAGGAGTCCCAGACCTTCGGTCTGGAGCTGGAGCTCACCGAGGGTATGCGCTTCGACAAGGGCTACATCTCGGCGTACTTCGCCACCGACATGGAGCGTATGGAGGCGTCGCTCGACGACCCGTACATCCTGATCGTCAACTCGAAGATCTCGAACGTGAAGGACCTCCTTCCGCTCCTCGAGAAGGTCATGCAGTCCGGCAAGCCGCTGCTGATCATCGCCGAGGACGTCGAGGGCGAGGCCCTGTCGACCCTGGTCGTCAACAAGATCCGTGGCACCTTCAAGTCCGTCGCCGTCAAGGCCCCGGGCTTCGGTGACCGCCGCAAGGCCATGCTCGGCGACATCGCCATCCTCACCGGTGGCACCGTCATCTCCGAGGAGGTCGGCCTCAAGCTGGAGAACGCCGGTCTCGACCTGCTCGGCCGCGCCCGCAAGGTCGTCATCACCAAGGACGAGACGACCATCGTCGACGGTGCCGGTGACAGCGACCAGGTCCAGGGCCGCGTCAACCAGATCCGCGCCGAGATCGAGAACAGCGACTCGGACTACGACCGCGAGAAGCTCCAGGAGCGCCTGGCGAAGCTCGCGGGCGGCGTGGCCGTCATCAAGGCCGGTGCCGCGACCGAGGTCGAGCTCAAGGAGCGCAAGCACCGCATCGAGGACGCCGTCCGCAACGCGAAGGCGGCCGTCGAAGAGGGCATCGTCGCCGGTGGTGGCGTCGCTCTCCTCCAGGCCTCCGCGGTCTTCGAGAAGCTCGAGCTCGACGGTGACGAGGCGACCGGCGCCAACGCCGTGAAGCTCGCCCTGGAGGCCCCGCTCAAGCAGATCGCCGTCAACGGTGGTCTCGAGGGTGGCGTCGTCGTGGAGAAGGTCCGCAACCTCACCGTCGGCCACGGCCTCAACGCCGCGACCGGTGAGTACGTGGACATGATCGCCGAGGGCATCCTCGACCCGGCGAAGGTCACGCGTTCCGCCCTGCAGAACGCCGCGTCCATCGCCGCGCTGTTCCTCACCACCGAGGCCGTCATCGCCGACAAGCCCGAGAAGGCCGGCGCTGCCGCCGCCCCGGGTGGCATGCCGGGCGGTGACATGGACTTCTGA
- a CDS encoding SIS domain-containing protein, whose product MSRTAEEIATQPACWRRAVEAAAAFDDLPRPGERIAVTGCGTSWFMAIAYATLREAAGLGETDAFASSEFPAGRTYDRVVAITRSGTTTEVLDLLNRLKGTVPTLALTADPKTPVMDAADSVAVLDWADEESVVQTRFATTALAFLRAGLGHVPGLKTVQEAAVDAELAVTEPLPASVVGAEQWTFLGRGWTYGLALEAALKMREAAGAWTESYPAMEYRHGPISITGPGRVAWMFGMLPDGLAEDVARVGGELVARQEVDPLADLIRAQRLAVALAESRGYDPDHPRNLTRSVILAGRPHQ is encoded by the coding sequence ATGTCGCGTACCGCAGAAGAAATAGCCACCCAGCCCGCCTGCTGGCGCCGGGCGGTGGAAGCGGCCGCCGCCTTCGACGACCTGCCGAGGCCCGGTGAGCGGATCGCCGTCACCGGCTGCGGGACGTCCTGGTTCATGGCCATCGCCTACGCGACCCTGCGCGAGGCCGCGGGCCTCGGCGAGACGGACGCGTTCGCCTCGTCGGAGTTCCCGGCGGGCCGCACCTACGACCGCGTCGTGGCGATCACCCGCTCCGGCACGACGACGGAGGTCCTCGACCTCCTGAACCGCCTCAAGGGCACGGTTCCGACGCTCGCGCTCACCGCCGACCCGAAGACGCCCGTCATGGACGCGGCGGACTCGGTGGCGGTCCTGGACTGGGCGGACGAGGAATCCGTCGTCCAGACCCGCTTCGCCACGACGGCCCTCGCCTTCCTGCGCGCCGGTCTCGGCCACGTCCCCGGCCTGAAGACGGTGCAGGAAGCGGCGGTGGACGCGGAACTCGCGGTGACCGAGCCGCTGCCGGCGTCGGTGGTCGGCGCGGAACAGTGGACGTTCCTCGGCCGCGGCTGGACGTACGGTCTCGCCCTGGAGGCCGCCCTCAAGATGCGGGAGGCGGCGGGCGCGTGGACGGAGTCCTACCCGGCGATGGAGTACCGCCACGGTCCCATCTCCATCACCGGCCCTGGCCGGGTGGCCTGGATGTTCGGCATGCTGCCGGACGGCCTGGCGGAGGACGTGGCCCGCGTCGGCGGCGAACTGGTCGCCCGCCAGGAGGTCGACCCCCTCGCCGACCTCATCCGCGCGCAGCGGCTCGCGGTGGCGTTGGCGGAGTCCCGGGGCTACGACCCGGACCACCCGCGCAACCTCACGCGCAGCGTGATTCTGGCGGGGCGCCCCCACCAGTAG
- a CDS encoding cold-shock protein, with translation MAQGTVKWFNAEKGYGFIAVDGGADVFVHYSAIQMDGYRTLEEGQRVEFEISQGQKGPQADMVKLAV, from the coding sequence ATGGCTCAGGGCACCGTCAAGTGGTTCAACGCGGAGAAGGGGTACGGCTTCATCGCGGTCGACGGTGGTGCGGATGTTTTCGTCCACTACAGCGCGATCCAGATGGACGGTTACCGCACCCTTGAAGAAGGTCAGCGAGTCGAGTTCGAGATCTCGCAGGGCCAGAAGGGTCCGCAGGCGGACATGGTCAAGCTCGCCGTCTAG
- a CDS encoding ROK family protein — protein MRHVIALDVGGTGMKAALVGADGTLLHEARRPTRRDRGADAVVESILDFAADLRAHGIANHGEPAAAAGVAVPGIVDADRGIAVYAANLGWSDVPLRDLLSTRLEGVPVALGHDVRTGGLAEGRIGAGKGADRFLFVPLGTGIAGAIGIGGAIEPGAHGSAGEIGHIVVRPGGPPCGCGQRGCLERLASASAVSKAWAEASGDPEADAADCAKAVESGDPRAQQVWRNAVDALADGLLTALTLLDPQTLIIGGGLAEAGETLFTPLRAAVAARVVQFQTLPEIVPAALGDTAGCLGAGLLAWDLVDEEPSKDTTPDNSTPDITTPDNTTRNNTTPDNTTHPTEVPT, from the coding sequence GTGAGACACGTCATCGCCCTCGATGTGGGCGGCACCGGAATGAAGGCCGCCCTGGTAGGGGCGGACGGCACCCTGCTGCACGAGGCCCGCCGGCCCACGCGCCGCGACCGCGGCGCCGACGCGGTCGTGGAGTCGATCCTCGACTTCGCCGCGGACCTCCGCGCCCACGGCATCGCGAACCACGGCGAACCCGCGGCAGCGGCAGGAGTGGCCGTCCCCGGCATCGTCGACGCCGACCGCGGCATCGCCGTGTACGCGGCGAACCTCGGCTGGAGCGACGTCCCCCTCCGGGACCTCCTCAGCACCCGCCTGGAAGGCGTCCCCGTGGCCCTGGGCCACGACGTCCGCACGGGCGGCCTCGCCGAGGGCCGCATCGGCGCCGGCAAGGGCGCCGACCGCTTCCTGTTCGTGCCCCTCGGCACCGGCATCGCGGGCGCCATCGGCATCGGCGGCGCCATCGAGCCGGGCGCGCACGGCTCGGCCGGCGAGATCGGCCACATCGTCGTACGCCCCGGCGGCCCGCCCTGCGGCTGCGGCCAGCGCGGCTGCCTGGAGCGCCTCGCGTCCGCGTCGGCGGTCAGCAAGGCGTGGGCGGAGGCGAGCGGCGACCCCGAGGCGGATGCCGCGGACTGCGCGAAGGCCGTGGAGTCCGGCGACCCGAGGGCCCAGCAGGTCTGGCGGAACGCCGTCGACGCCCTGGCCGACGGCCTGCTCACGGCCCTCACTCTGCTGGACCCGCAGACCCTGATCATCGGTGGCGGCCTGGCCGAGGCGGGGGAAACGTTGTTCACGCCGCTGCGGGCCGCCGTCGCGGCGCGCGTCGTCCAGTTCCAGACGCTCCCGGAGATCGTCCCCGCGGCGCTCGGCGACACGGCGGGCTGCCTGGGAGCGGGCCTGCTGGCCTGGGACCTGGTCGACGAAGAACCCTCGAAAGACACGACCCCCGACAACAGCACCCCCGATATCACCACCCCCGACAACACCACTCGCAACAACACCACCCCCGACAACACCACCCACCCCACGGAGGTACCCACCTGA
- a CDS encoding DUF3263 domain-containing protein has translation MTVHDPDEPDGGTEDVPGALSDRDRAVLALERRPWPGPGAKERAIREELGMGPVRYYQILNALLDDTRALAHDPITVNRLRRVRESRRDER, from the coding sequence ATGACCGTTCACGACCCGGATGAGCCGGACGGCGGCACGGAGGACGTCCCGGGCGCCCTCTCCGACCGCGACCGTGCCGTGCTCGCCCTCGAACGGCGGCCGTGGCCCGGCCCCGGTGCCAAGGAACGGGCCATCCGCGAGGAGCTCGGGATGGGGCCGGTGCGCTATTACCAAATCCTGAACGCCCTTCTCGACGACACCCGCGCGCTCGCCCACGACCCGATTACGGTCAATCGGCTGCGCCGGGTGCGGGAGTCCCGGCGCGACGAGCGCTGA
- a CDS encoding ABC transporter substrate-binding protein translates to MAGVLAGCGGPGDSGDVTLKLVAADYGDSAANSSKKYWDKVVKGFEAENPGIKVDVTVHSWNDVDREVKEMVKKGDAPDLAQIGAYADYAAQGKLYEADELLSIATQADFLAPLSRAGEVNRIQYGMPFASSTRLLFYNTKLFKDANLTPPQSWSELQADAKALKARGVKIPYALPLGPEEAPAETLMWMLSGGGGYTDNVGSYAIDSPQNAKTFAWLRDELVGKGLTGPTAPAEMNRAEAFAAFSRGEVGMLNGHPTLMKMAAKKGVKFGMVPAPGINGKAQATMGVADWMMAFKENGHRKEAGKFLDYAYSKKNVLDFSNEYDILPVTTSASQEMAKDRGHTALGKFLDELPTSELYPVGKTSWAQVSADIKKDIGKTVGEGGNPKSVLSRIQSRAMTMENAE, encoded by the coding sequence ATGGCGGGCGTGCTCGCCGGCTGCGGCGGTCCGGGCGACTCCGGTGACGTCACCCTCAAGCTGGTGGCCGCCGACTACGGCGACTCCGCGGCGAACAGCTCCAAGAAGTACTGGGACAAGGTCGTCAAGGGGTTCGAGGCCGAGAACCCCGGCATCAAGGTCGACGTCACCGTCCACTCCTGGAACGACGTGGACCGTGAGGTCAAGGAGATGGTCAAGAAGGGCGACGCCCCCGACCTGGCGCAGATCGGCGCCTACGCCGACTACGCCGCGCAGGGCAAGCTCTACGAGGCCGACGAGCTCCTCTCCATCGCCACGCAGGCCGACTTCCTGGCGCCGCTCTCGCGCGCCGGTGAGGTCAACCGCATCCAGTACGGCATGCCGTTCGCCTCCTCGACCCGCCTGCTCTTCTACAACACCAAGCTCTTCAAGGACGCGAACCTGACGCCGCCGCAGAGCTGGAGCGAGCTGCAGGCCGACGCGAAGGCCCTGAAGGCGCGCGGCGTGAAGATCCCGTACGCGCTGCCGCTCGGCCCCGAGGAGGCGCCCGCGGAGACGCTGATGTGGATGCTCAGCGGCGGCGGCGGTTACACCGACAACGTCGGGTCGTACGCGATCGACTCCCCGCAGAACGCCAAGACGTTCGCCTGGCTGCGGGACGAGCTGGTCGGCAAGGGCCTGACGGGTCCGACGGCGCCCGCGGAGATGAACCGCGCGGAGGCCTTCGCGGCGTTCTCGCGCGGCGAGGTCGGCATGCTCAACGGCCACCCGACGCTGATGAAGATGGCCGCCAAGAAGGGCGTGAAGTTCGGCATGGTGCCGGCGCCCGGCATCAACGGCAAGGCGCAGGCCACGATGGGTGTCGCCGACTGGATGATGGCGTTCAAGGAGAACGGCCACCGCAAGGAGGCCGGCAAGTTCCTGGACTACGCCTACAGCAAGAAGAACGTCCTCGACTTCTCGAACGAGTACGACATCCTGCCGGTGACGACCTCCGCGTCCCAGGAGATGGCGAAGGACCGCGGTCACACGGCGCTCGGCAAGTTCCTCGACGAGCTCCCGACCTCCGAGCTGTATCCGGTGGGCAAGACGTCGTGGGCGCAGGTCTCCGCGGACATCAAGAAGGACATCGGCAAGACCGTCGGCGAGGGCGGCAACCCGAAGTCGGTGCTCAGCCGCATCCAGAGCCGTGCGATGACCATGGAGAACGCCGAGTAG
- a CDS encoding trehalose-6-phosphate synthase, protein MVSESASSAAQVLVASNRGPVSYTVGEDGELTAKRGGGGLVSGLSAIGDEADALWVCAALGEGDREAVRRGVGEPGVRMLDIDARVHADAYNGIANSVLWFVHHMLYQTPLEPAFGPEFRAQWAAYETYNRAFAEALAREAAPGAAVLVQDYHLALVPGMLRELREDLRIGHFSHTPWAPADYFRMLPDDVAEQLLRGMLGADRLGFLTGRWADAFTDCCVRVVGGTSGTRIGVHGLGADADFLRERSRRDDVEERMRALREQAGEQDGEPRKLIVRVDRTELSKNIVRGLLAYRELLETRPEWRERVVHVAFAYPSRQDLAVYRDYTEEVSRVAAEINSTYGTDGWTPVVLHVKDDFARSLAAYRMADVALVNPIRDGMNLVAKEVPVVSDDGCALVLSREAGAHEELGEDALTVNPYDVTATADALHAALLMPREERAERTKRLAAAATALPPAQWFLDQLRALTG, encoded by the coding sequence ATGGTCTCCGAGTCCGCATCGTCAGCAGCGCAGGTCCTCGTCGCGTCCAACCGCGGCCCCGTCTCGTACACCGTCGGAGAGGACGGTGAGCTGACCGCGAAGCGCGGCGGCGGAGGCCTCGTCTCAGGACTCAGCGCGATCGGCGACGAGGCCGACGCCCTCTGGGTGTGCGCGGCGCTCGGCGAGGGCGACCGCGAGGCCGTACGGCGCGGCGTCGGCGAGCCCGGCGTGCGGATGCTGGACATCGACGCGCGCGTCCACGCGGACGCGTACAACGGCATCGCGAACTCAGTGCTGTGGTTCGTCCACCACATGCTCTACCAGACGCCCCTGGAGCCGGCCTTCGGGCCGGAGTTCCGCGCGCAGTGGGCGGCGTACGAGACGTACAACCGGGCGTTCGCCGAGGCGCTGGCCCGGGAGGCGGCACCGGGGGCGGCCGTCCTGGTGCAGGACTACCACCTGGCGCTGGTCCCCGGCATGCTCCGCGAGCTCCGCGAGGACCTGCGCATCGGCCACTTCTCGCACACCCCGTGGGCGCCCGCCGACTACTTCCGGATGCTGCCGGACGACGTCGCCGAGCAGCTGCTGCGGGGCATGCTCGGCGCGGACCGGCTCGGGTTCCTCACGGGGCGGTGGGCCGACGCGTTCACCGACTGCTGCGTGCGGGTCGTGGGCGGCACGTCGGGCACCCGCATCGGGGTGCACGGGCTCGGCGCCGACGCGGACTTCCTGCGCGAGCGGTCGCGGCGGGACGACGTCGAGGAGCGGATGCGGGCGCTGCGGGAGCAGGCGGGCGAGCAGGACGGCGAGCCGCGCAAGCTGATCGTGCGCGTGGACCGCACCGAGCTGTCCAAGAACATCGTGCGCGGCCTCCTCGCCTACCGGGAACTCCTCGAGACCCGCCCCGAGTGGCGCGAGCGTGTCGTGCACGTCGCCTTCGCCTACCCCTCCCGGCAGGACCTCGCCGTCTACCGCGACTACACGGAAGAGGTCTCCCGGGTCGCCGCGGAAATCAACTCCACCTACGGGACGGACGGCTGGACCCCGGTGGTCCTGCACGTCAAGGACGACTTCGCACGCTCGCTCGCCGCCTACCGCATGGCGGACGTGGCGCTGGTCAACCCCATCCGCGACGGCATGAACCTCGTCGCCAAGGAGGTCCCCGTCGTCTCCGACGACGGCTGCGCGCTGGTCCTCTCGCGGGAGGCGGGCGCCCACGAGGAGCTCGGCGAGGACGCGCTCACCGTGAACCCGTACGACGTGACGGCCACGGCCGACGCGCTGCACGCGGCCCTGCTCATGCCGCGGGAAGAGCGCGCCGAACGCACGAAGCGCCTCGCGGCGGCGGCGACCGCGCTGCCGCCCGCGCAGTGGTTCCTGGACCAGCTGCGGGCACTCACCGGCTGA